The DNA region CCAGGTGGTAAAAGCCGAGAATTTGATCCGACCGGCTTCTGGCAAAATGCCTCATCTTCTTACAACTGTCGATAACAATGAGCCAACAGCCACTAAGgtgaatttcttttctaatagAGTATACACCAAGCAAGAACCTCCAGTATTTCATTTCAACATTGCATATTAACTCTTGGTATAACATGCAGGAAGATGATCCTCTTCTGGATGTGTTAGCTCAGCTTCCAGACCTACAGCCTGAGCAAAAATACGATGGATTCCCTACCATCACTTCTCCGATGCGTCCTTACACTGATCATCCTTTTGTTGGCAATGTTGGCGGGCAAGATCTTTCAGCATATATCAATAGTATCATTGCTCATCAGGATCTGGAAGACTTGTTGCTTAACCCAGCTTTGGCCAAGACGGATGAGCACCCCACTGGAAATGCTGAGCCCAATCCTACTGCTCTACTCATGCCAAGCAACAGCTCGAACAACAAGAGATTACCTGAAACTAGTTGGACAAAAAGTGATTCAGATGATGTGCTCCTAATTCAGGTTAGAATGAGTCTTCGCTTTTATCCATCTTGACACTCTTCTCTGAACTTATCTTCTCTCACTTTTTCATTTTGAAACAAAGGGTGCAGATGGCACGGGTGCTGCTCACTGTTCTTCTGCAACCAAAATACTACAAATGGATACGGGTGATGCTAATCATGACACAGGAGCCCAAACCAACTTGGCCTACAGTGAGTCAACTCAAGTGTCCCACTTATACAACCAGTATCAACTTCAATCTGCGTACATTCCTGAAAATGAACCACCAAATAGTGGAGCATTGTGCCCTGCTGGCTCATGGACTCCTTCCCAACATTTGTTCAACAATATGGTAGAACCGTCCAGGAGTGACATGACAAATTCAGATGCCTTTAATGCACTCGAAGGTTGGGCAGCAGAACCCACGATGCAGCAGTTCACAGTTTCAAACTTCATGGATCCACAGCAAGGAACTGCGGCAAGAAGGATCCGCCTTGTGCACTCTGTTCAGAGGCCATCAGTCACTGAACCTGTACTAACTTCTCATTTGGAGAGTGAAGATGAAGCTGGGTCATGTTATAGCACACACAGTTCATCAAGCAACCATAACAAGGATGATGCCAGTGTGATCTCCCAAACTATGGTACGACTCTAGCTTCTCGTAAGTCTATTGACCGCTGCTAGTATTCACTGGGTTAATATGGTCTTTCTCAGGCTGGAGAAGCAATGCATATTCAGGGTGGAGGGGTGATACCTACTCAAGTTCTTTCTTCGGTGGAAGTGACAGGAAAGCTCCAGGATTTCTCATTTGATGGTAATATATtgcaaattcaatttaaataGATTTTTAGGGCTTCCTTGTGTTagtatataatattaattataaataTCATGACTAAAGCAGTGAGGTAAAATATTTAGCATGTCCTATggagctgttttttttttctcattctgGCATGCTGCAAATTGCAAAGCTGTAGGTCTCACATGTGGCTTATCTACAAAATTTGTGCAGTGGAATCCCTTCTGTTATGCAAAATTTCAGTGGGGTTCCTTCTTATATTGGAGGTAAAATTGAACTTTTTTGTAATTTCGCCAATACTGAAGGGCAGGCCTGTGACCCTACAACGAT from Phragmites australis chromosome 8, lpPhrAust1.1, whole genome shotgun sequence includes:
- the LOC133926060 gene encoding NAC domain-containing protein 14-like isoform X1, whose amino-acid sequence is MSAPAALPVGFRFRPTDEELVRHYLKAKIAGRAHPDLLFIPDVDLSACEPWELPAKALIKSDDPEWFFFAPLDRKYPGGLRSNRSTAAGYWKATGKDRLIRSRPGGTLIGVKKTLVFHRGRAPRGHRTAWIMHEYRTAEPQLPQGQNGSFVLYRLFNKHEEEASTLPGSNSEDSDSPSTSSPANPQHVQGTITQVVKAENLIRPASGKMPHLLTTVDNNEPTATKEDDPLLDVLAQLPDLQPEQKYDGFPTITSPMRPYTDHPFVGNVGGQDLSAYINSIIAHQDLEDLLLNPALAKTDEHPTGNAEPNPTALLMPSNSSNNKRLPETSWTKSDSDDVLLIQGADGTGAAHCSSATKILQMDTGDANHDTGAQTNLAYSESTQVSHLYNQYQLQSAYIPENEPPNSGALCPAGSWTPSQHLFNNMVEPSRSDMTNSDAFNALEGWAAEPTMQQFTVSNFMDPQQGTAARRIRLVHSVQRPSVTEPVLTSHLESEDEAGSCYSTHSSSSNHNKDDASVISQTMAGEAMHIQGGGVIPTQVLSSVEVTGKLQDFSFDEGTSPHGELPHGGDLKQRLKQEHRKTSQNVCEGLQHSERVPGEPTLRRRRQPTPIGSVVRLLCLALVVILAFVGLWKSSLCKSLLW
- the LOC133926060 gene encoding NAC domain-containing protein 14-like isoform X2: MSAPAALPVGFRFRPTDEELVRHYLKAKIAGRAHPDLLFIPDVDLSACEPWELPAKALIKSDDPEWFFFAPLDRKYPGGLRSNRSTAAGYWKATGKDRLIRSRPGGTLIGVKKTLVFHRGRAPRGHRTAWIMHEYRTAEPQLPQGQNGSFVLYRLFNKHEEEASTLPGSNSEDSDSPSTSSPANPQHVQGTITQVVKAENLIRPASGKMPHLLTTVDNNEPTATKEDDPLLDVLAQLPDLQPEQKYDGFPTITSPMRPYTDHPFVGNVGGQDLSAYINSIIAHQDLEDLLLNPALAKTDEHPTGNAEPNPTALLMPSNSSNNKRLPETSWTKSDSDDVLLIQGADGTGAAHCSSATKILQMDTGDANHDTGAQTNLAYSESTQVSHLYNQYQLQSAYIPENEPPNSGALCPAGSWTPSQHLFNNMVEPSRSDMTNSDAFNALEGWAAEPTMQQFTVSNFMDPQQGTAARRIRLVHSVQRPSVTEPVLTSHLESEDEAGSCYSTHSSSSNHNKDDASAGEAMHIQGGGVIPTQVLSSVEVTGKLQDFSFDEGTSPHGELPHGGDLKQRLKQEHRKTSQNVCEGLQHSERVPGEPTLRRRRQPTPIGSVVRLLCLALVVILAFVGLWKSSLCKSLLW